Proteins found in one Chlamydia sp. 04-14 genomic segment:
- a CDS encoding hydrolase, whose product MKNIIKDIKAQNSGKAIPEDQIQFSCGGDGVTENAMRKPWNVSSQRITNIARGSGNPASGSIALKSDLSDYLQKGGVTTRGIFLRTTGGLMIGDINMGTNNTIVGLPTSYKTTIVNDNDIASVGMVSEDIGSLAAKVTDLIDRINNLSSANGLDKIIKDLGTPSNGNVTKPKEAKWLVRAGGNSMTGNLGFQKSEQSTPTDPEPTIKDLAITGSVASGVSAVGAISTATPKDNLQRIVAVNDVLETLSTIKTNTTYPKWTGMDVSFVCLKQGANSSSSTDYEKSKNADKYITTVDANNVTLLRRGIYCVSFIYDFTQPTPPTTPPATPTPATDVSCALSITPKGGTKTECYKMTGKSDTTLIGKTYIFVEGTQASTETTLSFEVTSTPAVAKRTWTVSFVGAAY is encoded by the coding sequence ATGAAAAATATAATTAAAGATATAAAAGCGCAAAATTCTGGGAAAGCTATTCCTGAAGATCAGATTCAATTCTCTTGCGGAGGTGATGGTGTTACCGAGAATGCTATGCGTAAACCTTGGAACGTTTCGAGTCAAAGAATTACAAATATAGCTCGGGGATCTGGGAATCCTGCTAGTGGGAGCATCGCTTTAAAAAGTGATCTTAGTGATTATCTTCAAAAGGGAGGTGTCACTACAAGAGGAATCTTTCTAAGGACAACCGGTGGATTGATGATTGGGGATATCAATATGGGAACCAATAACACTATCGTTGGTTTGCCTACATCATATAAAACCACTATTGTTAATGATAATGATATAGCTTCTGTAGGTATGGTCTCAGAAGATATAGGTTCTCTTGCTGCTAAAGTAACCGATCTTATCGATCGTATAAACAATCTTTCTTCCGCAAATGGTTTGGATAAAATCATTAAAGATTTAGGCACACCATCTAATGGAAACGTAACAAAACCTAAAGAGGCTAAATGGTTAGTGCGTGCTGGAGGCAACTCTATGACGGGCAATTTAGGATTTCAAAAGAGTGAACAAAGTACACCTACAGATCCAGAGCCTACTATTAAAGATCTTGCAATAACAGGATCTGTAGCAAGCGGTGTTTCTGCTGTTGGAGCTATTTCTACAGCAACTCCAAAAGATAATCTTCAAAGAATTGTGGCTGTAAATGATGTTCTAGAGACTTTATCTACTATAAAAACCAATACCACGTATCCTAAATGGACAGGTATGGATGTTTCGTTTGTTTGTTTAAAACAAGGTGCTAATAGTTCATCGTCTACGGATTATGAAAAATCCAAAAATGCTGATAAATATATAACAACAGTAGATGCAAACAACGTTACATTACTGCGTAGAGGAATTTATTGTGTTTCCTTTATCTATGATTTCACTCAACCAACTCCTCCTACTACACCTCCTGCAACACCTACTCCAGCTACAGATGTTAGTTGTGCATTATCTATTACTCCTAAAGGCGGTACAAAAACAGAGTGTTATAAAATGACAGGTAAGTCTGATACTACATTGATAGGAAAGACTTATATTTTTGTTGAGGGAACTCAAGCGTCGACGGAAACAACATTAAGCTTCGAGGTTACATCTACTCCAGCAGTTGCTAAGCGTACATGGACAGTATCTTTTGTAGGCGCTGCTTATTAA
- the holA gene encoding DNA polymerase III subunit delta — translation MQEYTCFQDFSKFYKEKAPALTVIGSNSEEDKNICIELLVSGKTQEFDASGLTVNDLSKWTESYGLFASKEVISIFQAEKLSQQTRDFLIRYAKNPHPHLILFLFTTKQSSFQSLCKGLASAVSLSLFGEWQSDREKRMTVLLSQRASSLGITCSLALASAFIKKFPQGEMHNLIAEFHKLLCCIGKKQTLEYGDIESFVVKKEQVSLWKLRDAILQRNTSESQTLLQALLHEHGEDPLGLIAFLRGQCLYGLRSLEEETGDRKHRFFISYGKERLHQALSHLFYAESIIKNNVQDSIIAVETLLIRMTNS, via the coding sequence ATGCAAGAGTACACTTGCTTCCAAGATTTTTCCAAATTCTATAAGGAAAAGGCTCCAGCTCTTACAGTCATTGGTTCAAATTCTGAAGAAGATAAAAATATATGCATAGAGCTTCTTGTTTCTGGGAAAACTCAGGAGTTCGATGCTTCAGGACTGACAGTTAACGACTTATCAAAGTGGACAGAATCTTACGGGTTATTTGCCTCTAAAGAGGTGATTTCTATTTTCCAAGCTGAGAAGTTGTCTCAACAAACTCGGGATTTTCTTATCCGTTATGCAAAAAATCCTCACCCACATCTTATTTTATTTTTATTCACCACGAAACAATCGTCTTTTCAATCTTTATGTAAGGGATTAGCTTCCGCTGTTTCCTTATCGTTATTTGGTGAGTGGCAATCGGATAGGGAGAAGCGTATGACGGTTCTTCTTTCTCAAAGAGCTTCCTCTTTAGGGATAACATGTTCTTTAGCTTTAGCTTCGGCTTTTATTAAGAAGTTTCCTCAAGGAGAGATGCATAACCTTATTGCTGAGTTTCATAAATTACTTTGTTGCATAGGGAAAAAACAAACACTAGAGTACGGAGATATTGAAAGTTTCGTAGTAAAAAAAGAACAAGTATCTCTATGGAAATTGCGTGATGCTATTTTGCAGAGGAACACTTCAGAAAGTCAGACATTACTACAAGCTTTGCTCCATGAACATGGGGAAGATCCTTTAGGATTGATAGCTTTTCTTCGTGGTCAGTGTTTATATGGTTTGCGTAGTTTAGAAGAAGAAACAGGAGATAGGAAACACCGGTTTTTTATTTCCTACGGGAAAGAACGACTCCATCAAGCGCTGAGTCATTTATTTTATGCCGAGAGTATTATTAAGAATAATGTCCAAGACTCTATAATAGCTGTTGAGACTTTGCTGATTAGGATGACAAATTCATGA
- the hemW gene encoding radical SAM family heme chaperone HemW, producing the protein MNGKQPLALYIHFPFCSKKCHYCSFYTIPYNPESVSLYCNAILQEGLSKLATVQDTYFIDTIFFGGGTPSLIPPHHLHNIIKVLAPHAQEITLEANPEDLSESYLRDLALTPINRMSIGAQTFHDPLLKALGRIHSASASIDAVHRCYEHEFNNISIDLIYGLPTQSLADFLSDLHQALNLPITHISLYNLTLDPHTSFYKHRRVLAPSIANDDILAAMSLSAEELLSSRGFSRYELASYAKSQAQSKHNLYYWTDKPFLGLGVSASQYIDKVRSKNLSRISQYLRAVRKNLPTHESTECLPEEERIKEALALRLRLTEGARLKDFPPALIQSLTSLPLIKELFGLNNEFLFLNKQGRLFHDTIAEEIMNLSF; encoded by the coding sequence ATGAATGGTAAACAACCCTTAGCCCTTTACATCCATTTTCCTTTTTGCTCAAAGAAATGCCACTACTGTAGCTTTTATACGATTCCCTACAATCCGGAATCTGTGAGTTTGTATTGTAATGCGATTCTTCAAGAGGGGTTGAGTAAGCTAGCTACTGTTCAAGATACATATTTTATCGATACTATATTTTTTGGTGGAGGAACACCTTCGTTAATTCCTCCCCATCACTTGCATAATATAATCAAAGTTCTAGCTCCTCATGCACAAGAAATCACTCTAGAAGCGAACCCTGAGGATTTATCCGAATCGTATTTAAGAGATCTTGCTCTAACCCCCATTAATAGAATGAGTATTGGAGCACAGACCTTTCATGATCCCCTTCTTAAAGCTCTAGGGAGAATACACTCTGCATCAGCATCTATAGACGCTGTCCATCGTTGCTACGAGCATGAATTTAATAATATCTCCATAGATCTTATTTACGGTCTCCCCACACAATCTTTGGCAGATTTTCTTTCGGATCTTCATCAAGCTCTTAATCTACCTATTACCCACATCTCGCTTTATAATCTGACCCTAGATCCTCATACATCGTTTTATAAGCACCGTCGTGTTCTAGCACCTTCTATTGCTAATGATGATATATTAGCAGCTATGAGTCTCTCGGCTGAAGAACTTCTATCTTCACGGGGATTTTCTCGTTATGAACTTGCCTCGTATGCAAAATCTCAAGCACAGTCAAAACACAACCTCTACTATTGGACAGATAAGCCCTTTTTAGGATTAGGCGTTTCTGCATCACAATACATTGATAAGGTACGCTCGAAAAATCTCTCAAGAATCTCACAGTATCTACGTGCGGTGCGTAAAAATCTTCCCACTCATGAATCCACAGAATGCTTGCCAGAAGAAGAACGTATAAAAGAAGCTCTAGCTTTAAGATTGCGTCTTACTGAAGGAGCCCGATTAAAAGATTTCCCACCTGCATTAATACAATCTCTCACATCCCTTCCCCTAATAAAAGAATTGTTTGGCCTCAATAATGAGTTTCTATTCTTAAATAAACAGGGTCGATTATTTCACGATACTATCGCTGAAGAAATCATGAATCTTTCTTTTTAA
- a CDS encoding SAM-dependent methyltransferase: protein MTLYIFPNTLGNRRVDLLPAVIGEIVPKLQGLIAESDRGGRAFLSLWKVQETHKFPIAVLNKNDRSVKAWDFYLEPIVKKQENWGLVSDSGLPCIADPGAGLVRRARALNLPIQAFSGPCSITLALMLSGLPGQNFTFLGYLPQNPKDRARCIKNSSGKQHTQICIETPYRNVHTFQALLETLPGYAELCIGIDITGDQEFVSTRSVDAWLRSTDLDKVTEQITKTPAIFLFHTPR from the coding sequence ATGACTTTGTATATTTTCCCAAATACCTTAGGTAATCGACGTGTGGACCTTCTTCCCGCAGTTATTGGAGAGATTGTTCCTAAGCTTCAAGGTTTAATTGCCGAGAGTGATCGCGGGGGACGTGCATTTCTTAGTCTTTGGAAAGTACAGGAAACACATAAGTTTCCCATTGCCGTATTAAATAAAAACGATCGTTCGGTAAAAGCTTGGGATTTTTATCTTGAGCCTATTGTAAAAAAGCAAGAAAACTGGGGATTAGTTTCTGATTCTGGGCTTCCTTGCATTGCAGATCCTGGAGCAGGACTTGTACGTCGCGCTCGCGCTCTTAATTTACCGATTCAAGCGTTTTCGGGTCCATGTTCTATAACCTTAGCGCTTATGTTATCAGGATTACCCGGACAGAACTTTACTTTTCTGGGATACCTTCCACAAAATCCTAAGGATAGGGCACGTTGCATAAAGAATAGTTCAGGGAAACAACATACGCAAATATGTATAGAAACACCCTATCGCAATGTTCATACCTTCCAAGCGTTACTAGAAACTTTACCGGGATACGCTGAGCTATGTATAGGTATAGACATCACTGGAGATCAAGAGTTTGTTTCAACAAGGTCGGTAGATGCTTGGTTGCGATCTACAGACCTTGATAAGGTGACTGAACAAATTACAAAGACACCAGCGATTTTTCTATTTCACACCCCTAGATAA
- a CDS encoding histone H1-like repetitive region-containing protein, producing MLGVQKKRSSKKTATKAVRKPARKAAAKKTATRKPVARKTVRKTAAKKTTARKTVRKTTARKTVAKKTATRKPAAKKAVRKTAAKKTAVRKTVRKTTARKTVAKKAATRKPAVRKTVRKPAAKKTTARKTVRKTTTARKTVAKKTVARKPAVRKTTARKTAARKTVAKPAMSCHKHHKHTASCKRVCSSSAKRRCGSKSRVRTAHGWRQQLMKLVSR from the coding sequence ATGTTAGGAGTACAAAAAAAACGTAGCAGCAAGAAAACAGCTACTAAAGCTGTTCGTAAACCTGCTAGAAAAGCTGCTGCTAAGAAGACTGCTACTAGAAAGCCTGTTGCTAGAAAGACAGTTCGTAAGACAGCTGCTAAGAAAACTACAGCTCGCAAAACAGTTAGAAAAACTACAGCTCGTAAGACTGTAGCTAAGAAGACTGCTACTAGAAAGCCTGCTGCTAAGAAAGCAGTTCGTAAGACAGCTGCTAAAAAAACTGCTGTTCGTAAGACAGTTAGAAAAACTACGGCTCGTAAGACTGTAGCTAAAAAAGCTGCTACTAGAAAGCCTGCAGTTAGAAAAACTGTTCGTAAGCCTGCTGCTAAGAAAACTACAGCTCGCAAAACAGTTAGAAAAACTACAACAGCTCGTAAGACTGTAGCTAAGAAAACTGTTGCTAGAAAGCCTGCGGTTAGAAAAACTACAGCTCGCAAAACAGCTGCTAGAAAGACAGTAGCAAAGCCTGCTATGTCTTGCCACAAGCATCATAAACATACAGCTTCTTGCAAGCGTGTATGTTCTTCTTCAGCTAAAAGAAGATGTGGTTCTAAAAGCCGTGTTCGTACAGCTCATGGCTGGCGTCAACAGTTAATGAAACTTGTTTCCCGATAG
- the pgeF gene encoding peptidoglycan editing factor PgeF, producing the protein MTQSHSDNDLIKLTFPELSDLPLRHGLFPKQKDPEGYVYVPKNEQIRKNLGAERFCDLHQVHGTSLRHATYTTPTGCPADGLYTEDPLISLHIRHSDCQPAIFYDPEKHVVANVHSGWRGLVGNIYAVTIATLKRVYKSRPQDLIVVIGPSLGPDYAIYPDYRELFPPSFFDFMPKENHIDFRAIARKQLLDQGISSSKITISERCTYTEHEIFFSSRYRNYYPEPNVIDTPIKKNNVTAVLLLPR; encoded by the coding sequence ATGACGCAATCGCATTCCGACAATGATCTAATTAAATTGACTTTCCCAGAACTTTCTGATCTACCCTTACGTCATGGATTATTCCCCAAACAAAAAGATCCGGAAGGCTACGTCTATGTTCCTAAAAACGAACAGATCCGCAAAAACCTAGGTGCTGAACGCTTCTGCGACCTTCATCAGGTACATGGGACAAGCTTACGCCACGCTACGTATACGACCCCCACAGGATGTCCTGCAGACGGGTTGTATACCGAAGATCCTCTGATTTCCTTACACATCCGCCATTCAGATTGCCAACCCGCTATCTTTTATGATCCAGAAAAGCATGTTGTTGCCAATGTGCATTCAGGATGGCGAGGGCTTGTAGGGAATATCTACGCTGTAACAATAGCCACATTAAAACGTGTTTATAAATCGCGTCCTCAAGATTTAATTGTTGTTATTGGTCCTTCTTTAGGACCTGATTACGCTATTTATCCCGATTATAGAGAACTTTTTCCTCCAAGTTTCTTTGATTTTATGCCGAAAGAAAATCATATAGACTTCCGAGCAATAGCTAGAAAACAGTTGTTAGATCAGGGAATTTCTAGTTCTAAAATAACCATCTCGGAAAGGTGTACGTATACCGAGCATGAGATTTTCTTCTCCTCTCGTTATCGCAACTATTATCCAGAGCCCAATGTGATAGATACACCGATAAAAAAGAACAACGTTACAGCTGTTCTTCTTCTCCCTAGATAA
- a CDS encoding leucyl aminopeptidase has product MVLFHSQASCSKRVKADAIILPFWKSKDKVKCAASIGKEYESLYKVALDNFSAKSGEVELIYSCGQGKEKRLLLLGLGKNEELTSQEILEAYAKATRVLRKAKCTTVNVVLPTISELRISIEDFLANLTSGILSLNYNYPKYTKELSNDPLLTKVNVMGIVPKIADRIFRKEENIFEGVYLTRDLVNGNADEVTPQKLANIAKGLAKEFPSVDAKILNKDAILKEKMGLLAAVAKGSAVDPCFIVLSYQGKPKSKDHTVLIGKGVTFDSGGLDLKPGKAMLTMKEDMAGAATVLGILSGIAALELPVNVTAIIPATENAIDAAAYKMGDVYTGMSGLSVEIGSTDAEGRLILADAMTYALKHCKPTRIIDFATLTGAMVVSLGEDVAGFFSNNDVLAQDLSEASAETSEALWRLPLVEKYDKALHSDIADMKNIGSNRAGAITAALFLKRFLEDQPVAWAHLDIAGTAYREKDEDFYPKYASGFGVRCLIYYIEKFLSK; this is encoded by the coding sequence GTGGTTCTATTTCATTCTCAAGCGTCTTGTAGTAAACGTGTTAAAGCTGATGCGATTATCCTTCCGTTTTGGAAGTCTAAAGATAAAGTTAAATGCGCAGCTTCAATCGGAAAAGAATACGAATCACTTTATAAAGTTGCCCTAGACAACTTCTCAGCAAAAAGCGGGGAAGTCGAACTTATTTATAGCTGTGGACAGGGAAAAGAGAAACGTCTTCTACTTTTAGGATTAGGAAAGAACGAAGAACTAACTTCTCAAGAGATTTTAGAAGCTTATGCTAAAGCAACACGTGTATTGCGCAAGGCAAAATGCACGACAGTGAATGTTGTACTTCCTACAATTTCTGAATTGCGTATTTCTATAGAGGATTTTTTAGCAAATCTAACTTCAGGGATCCTGTCTTTAAACTATAATTATCCTAAATATACTAAGGAATTATCGAACGATCCTTTATTGACCAAAGTCAATGTAATGGGAATTGTTCCTAAGATTGCCGATAGAATCTTTAGAAAAGAAGAGAATATTTTTGAGGGTGTTTACCTAACTCGAGACCTTGTAAATGGTAATGCAGACGAGGTAACCCCTCAGAAATTAGCAAATATCGCTAAGGGATTGGCTAAGGAATTTCCCAGCGTTGATGCTAAGATTTTAAATAAGGACGCTATTCTTAAAGAAAAAATGGGTCTCTTAGCAGCAGTTGCCAAAGGGTCTGCTGTAGATCCTTGTTTTATCGTTTTAAGCTATCAAGGTAAGCCGAAGTCTAAAGACCACACCGTACTTATTGGGAAGGGTGTAACTTTTGATTCTGGGGGCTTAGATCTTAAGCCAGGCAAAGCCATGTTGACTATGAAGGAAGATATGGCTGGCGCTGCTACCGTGTTAGGTATTCTTTCGGGAATAGCTGCTTTAGAGCTTCCCGTGAATGTTACAGCCATTATCCCTGCTACAGAAAATGCTATAGATGCTGCCGCTTATAAGATGGGAGATGTCTATACAGGCATGTCAGGATTGTCGGTAGAGATTGGTAGTACAGATGCTGAAGGGCGCTTAATACTCGCAGATGCAATGACTTATGCTTTAAAACATTGTAAGCCTACAAGAATTATTGATTTCGCTACATTAACAGGAGCAATGGTTGTCTCCTTAGGAGAAGACGTCGCTGGTTTCTTCTCTAATAATGATGTATTGGCACAGGATCTTTCAGAAGCTTCTGCTGAAACTAGTGAAGCTTTATGGAGGCTTCCTCTTGTTGAAAAATATGACAAAGCTTTGCATTCCGATATTGCTGATATGAAAAATATTGGTAGTAACCGTGCAGGAGCTATTACAGCGGCACTTTTCTTAAAACGTTTTCTTGAAGATCAGCCAGTAGCTTGGGCGCATTTAGATATCGCAGGTACTGCATATCGTGAAAAAGATGAAGATTTCTATCCAAAATATGCTTCAGGTTTCGGTGTTCGTTGTCTTATTTATTACATAGAAAAGTTTCTATCTAAGTAA
- a CDS encoding 2-oxoglutarate dehydrogenase E1 component, with protein MDSEFAGQVHSSDMDWIEAMFQRFLNHETLDPSWKYFFEGYQLGQEGAVSASSGNEEAYATLQEKKAHFLCMIYRYYGYLQSQISPLSPANPSPLIQEKIKNIDLNETVPSLGLLPQPKVPVRDLIQALKNFYCRSISVETLTCSPQLQEYVWKLMESKPPQRSPAELLRTYQDMCKATFFEEFLQIKFTGQKRFSLEGAESLIPMLEHLVHYGVTQDITNYILGMAHRGRLNVLTNVLGKPYSHVFMEFEDNPKARGLDVVGDVKYHKGYVSRSHSKNGEEVTFVMLPNPSHLEAVDPVVEGVVAALQHQVDSGKEHSCLAILVHGDAAFSGQGIVYETLQLSQVPGYSTGGTLHIVVNNHIGFTAQPRESRSTPYCTDIAKMLGIPVFRVNAEDVTACLQAIEYSLKVREEFNCDVIIDFCCYRKYGHNESDDPSITAPLLYDEIKKKSTIREIYRKYLLDNYSSEISEDDLTKIEKGVQDILSKEFQILKQEESQALPKRDCRHCDRMDLGELLVNDIDVSLSKETVFHISSKLCGLPENFTPHPKVKALLDKRMKMANGEIGYDWGMAEELAFASLLIEKFSLRLSGQDAIRGTFSQRHLLWSDVKSGDTYTPLYHLSPDQGSVDIYNSPLSEYAVLGFEYGYAQQAERTLVLWEAQFGDFSNGAQIIFDQYISSAIQKWDLHSDLVVLLPHGYEGQGPEHSSARIERYLQLAANWNFQVVIPSTPVQYFRILREHTKRDLSLPLVIFTPKMLLRHPECTSFIDEFTVPGGFRPILEDVEPNYDAKVLVLCSGKVYYDFKGALPQERKKDFACLRIESLYPLYLEDLLSLISKYSKVDHYVWLQEEPQNMGAFDYIFMATEEIFPKKLTCISRPRSSSTATGSARLSQQEFLTLMETLFSLGNV; from the coding sequence ATGGATTCTGAGTTTGCTGGACAAGTCCATTCTTCGGATATGGACTGGATCGAGGCTATGTTTCAAAGGTTTCTAAATCATGAAACTTTGGATCCTTCATGGAAATATTTTTTTGAAGGATACCAATTAGGTCAAGAAGGTGCTGTCTCAGCCTCTTCTGGAAATGAAGAAGCATACGCTACTTTACAAGAAAAGAAAGCTCATTTTCTTTGTATGATATACCGCTATTACGGATATCTACAAAGTCAGATTTCTCCCTTATCTCCTGCTAATCCTTCTCCTTTAATTCAAGAAAAGATCAAGAATATAGATCTTAATGAAACTGTCCCTTCTTTAGGTCTTCTTCCTCAGCCTAAAGTTCCTGTTCGTGATTTAATTCAGGCCCTAAAAAACTTTTATTGCCGAAGTATTTCTGTAGAAACCCTTACGTGTTCTCCTCAATTACAGGAATATGTATGGAAGCTCATGGAGAGCAAGCCTCCTCAAAGATCTCCTGCCGAGCTTTTGCGCACATATCAAGATATGTGTAAGGCGACATTCTTTGAAGAATTTCTACAGATAAAATTTACAGGGCAGAAAAGATTCTCTTTAGAAGGTGCTGAAAGCTTAATTCCCATGCTTGAACATCTTGTGCACTATGGCGTTACTCAAGATATCACGAATTATATTCTTGGTATGGCTCATCGTGGACGATTGAATGTCTTAACAAATGTATTAGGGAAGCCTTACTCCCATGTGTTTATGGAGTTCGAGGATAACCCTAAGGCTCGAGGTTTGGATGTTGTCGGAGATGTGAAGTATCATAAAGGCTATGTTTCTAGATCTCATAGTAAAAATGGTGAGGAAGTAACCTTTGTTATGTTGCCAAATCCTAGCCATCTGGAAGCTGTAGATCCTGTTGTCGAGGGTGTTGTTGCTGCTTTACAGCATCAAGTAGACTCGGGAAAAGAACACTCGTGTTTGGCGATTCTTGTTCATGGAGATGCAGCATTTTCAGGACAGGGAATTGTTTATGAAACTTTACAATTAAGTCAGGTCCCGGGGTATTCTACAGGAGGAACTCTCCATATTGTTGTAAATAACCATATAGGATTCACTGCTCAGCCTAGGGAATCACGATCCACACCTTACTGTACGGATATTGCTAAGATGTTGGGGATTCCTGTATTTCGTGTGAATGCTGAAGATGTTACTGCCTGTTTACAAGCTATAGAATATTCCTTAAAAGTACGTGAAGAGTTTAATTGCGATGTTATCATCGACTTTTGTTGTTATCGGAAATACGGTCATAATGAAAGTGACGATCCTTCGATAACAGCTCCTTTGCTTTATGATGAGATTAAGAAAAAATCAACGATTCGTGAAATCTATAGAAAGTACCTATTAGATAACTATTCTTCAGAAATCTCCGAGGATGACCTAACAAAAATTGAAAAAGGTGTTCAGGATATCCTCAGTAAAGAATTTCAGATATTAAAACAGGAAGAAAGTCAAGCTCTACCTAAAAGAGATTGTCGTCATTGTGATCGTATGGATCTCGGTGAGTTATTAGTAAATGATATTGATGTTTCTTTAAGCAAGGAAACCGTATTTCATATAAGTTCTAAACTCTGTGGTCTTCCTGAAAATTTCACACCCCATCCTAAGGTTAAAGCTCTTCTTGATAAGAGAATGAAAATGGCTAATGGGGAAATTGGTTATGATTGGGGAATGGCTGAAGAGCTCGCCTTTGCTTCTTTGTTAATAGAAAAGTTTTCCTTACGTCTTTCAGGACAAGACGCCATTCGTGGAACTTTTAGTCAGCGGCATTTGTTATGGAGTGATGTGAAATCCGGAGATACCTACACGCCCCTATATCATCTGTCTCCTGATCAAGGATCTGTAGATATCTATAATTCTCCGTTATCGGAATATGCTGTTTTAGGCTTTGAGTACGGTTATGCTCAACAGGCAGAGCGAACTCTTGTTTTATGGGAAGCGCAATTCGGAGATTTTTCCAATGGAGCGCAGATTATTTTCGATCAGTATATTTCTTCTGCGATTCAAAAATGGGATTTACATTCTGATCTTGTTGTTCTCTTGCCTCACGGCTATGAAGGCCAAGGCCCGGAACATTCCTCAGCACGTATAGAAAGGTATTTACAACTAGCTGCAAATTGGAATTTCCAAGTTGTTATACCTTCAACTCCTGTCCAGTATTTCCGTATACTTCGTGAACATACGAAGAGGGATTTATCCCTGCCTTTGGTGATCTTTACTCCAAAAATGCTTTTGCGCCATCCTGAGTGTACAAGCTTTATAGATGAATTTACCGTTCCCGGAGGGTTCCGTCCTATCCTTGAGGATGTAGAACCTAATTACGATGCTAAGGTTTTAGTGTTGTGTTCTGGAAAGGTGTATTATGATTTTAAAGGGGCTTTGCCTCAAGAACGTAAGAAAGATTTTGCTTGTTTACGTATTGAGAGTTTGTATCCTTTATATCTCGAAGATCTTCTTTCTCTAATTAGCAAGTATTCTAAAGTTGACCATTATGTATGGCTTCAAGAAGAGCCTCAGAATATGGGTGCTTTTGATTATATATTTATGGCAACTGAAGAAATTTTTCCTAAAAAACTTACATGTATAAGCAGACCGAGAAGTAGCTCCACAGCTACAGGATCTGCACGTCTTAGCCAACAAGAATTTTTAACATTAATGGAAACGTTGTTTTCTCTAGGTAATGTATGA
- the sucB gene encoding dihydrolipoyllysine-residue succinyltransferase has protein sequence MITEVRIPNVAESISEVTIASLLVTSESLVQENQGIMEIESEKVNQLIYAPTSGRIVWSVAEGDVVAVGGIVAKIYDANEAVPDSPIEETPATEPVDAEIICFPRSKAHEPPAEGKNFVPLRDKIQNTPQSSGSKNEVRERMSSIRKTISRRLVSALHESAMLTTFNEIHMTPLMKLRKEKQETFSSRYNVKLGLMSFFIKAVIEGLKAYPRVNAYIDGDEIVYRQYYDISIAVGTDRGLVVPVIRDCDKLSSGDIEVKLADLASRARDGLISVPELEGGSFTITNGGVYGSLLSTPIINPPQVGILGMHKIEKRPVVIDNTIAIADMMYVAFSYDHRIIDGKEAVGFLIKIKDAIEQPESLLDF, from the coding sequence ATGATTACAGAAGTACGCATTCCCAATGTCGCTGAATCCATAAGTGAAGTAACAATAGCCTCTCTTTTGGTGACTTCAGAAAGTCTGGTTCAGGAGAATCAAGGCATTATGGAGATCGAAAGCGAGAAGGTAAATCAGCTTATCTATGCTCCTACATCTGGAAGGATTGTCTGGTCTGTTGCTGAAGGAGATGTTGTTGCTGTTGGAGGGATAGTTGCTAAAATCTATGATGCCAATGAAGCTGTTCCCGACAGTCCTATAGAGGAAACGCCTGCTACTGAACCCGTAGATGCGGAGATTATCTGTTTCCCAAGATCTAAAGCTCACGAACCTCCTGCTGAGGGGAAGAATTTTGTTCCTTTACGTGATAAAATTCAAAATACACCCCAATCTTCAGGATCTAAAAATGAAGTGCGTGAACGTATGTCCTCAATACGTAAAACGATTTCTCGTCGTTTGGTTTCTGCTCTTCATGAATCAGCAATGTTAACAACATTTAACGAGATTCATATGACTCCTCTTATGAAACTCCGGAAGGAGAAACAGGAGACATTTTCTTCTCGTTATAATGTGAAATTAGGCTTGATGTCTTTCTTCATAAAAGCAGTTATTGAAGGATTAAAGGCTTATCCTCGTGTGAATGCATATATTGACGGTGATGAAATCGTCTACCGTCAATATTATGATATTTCTATTGCTGTAGGAACAGATCGTGGTCTTGTTGTTCCCGTGATTCGTGATTGTGATAAGCTCTCTAGTGGGGATATTGAAGTCAAGCTTGCAGATTTGGCAAGTAGAGCTCGTGACGGTCTGATTTCTGTTCCAGAGCTTGAAGGAGGAAGCTTCACCATTACTAATGGTGGTGTTTATGGTTCCTTACTTTCTACGCCTATTATTAATCCTCCTCAAGTGGGAATATTAGGCATGCATAAAATAGAAAAACGCCCCGTAGTTATTGATAATACCATAGCTATTGCAGATATGATGTATGTTGCTTTTAGCTATGATCATCGTATTATCGATGGCAAAGAAGCCGTAGGTTTTCTTATCAAAATCAAAGATGCGATAGAACAACCCGAAAGCCTGCTTGATTTTTAG